The proteins below are encoded in one region of Corvus hawaiiensis isolate bCorHaw1 chromosome 3, bCorHaw1.pri.cur, whole genome shotgun sequence:
- the EIF2B4 gene encoding translation initiation factor eIF-2B subunit delta isoform X2, producing MAEREGKNPEGAAPVPTGQQAPELSREEKLQLRKEKKQQKKKKRNEKGPSAEPAELGAPPEPGQPRAVQPTSPPASADGPGDGEKPTGGKSKAELRAERRAKQEAERAQKQARKAELSQAATTAKPRQSPTEPQSMVKRLPEHVQVDDPAAQRKLAKKLERQQVPLRQDYGTKVNLFSHLHQYSRKKPLTQQMSIPSTVIHPAVVRLGLQYSQGIINGSNARCIALLEVFKQSSSASSFGSCRGGVLFWHCHCCFESLEHPWPLQLIRDYSTPPNEELSRDLVAKLKPHISFLNQCRPLSASMGNAIKFLKKEISCLPDTLREEEAKEKLQDMIDKYLREKIVLAAEAISRSAFEKINDHDVILVYGCSSLVNRTLCDAHAKKGRAFRVIVVDSRPRLEGRETLRRLVRKGIHCTYVMINAISYVLPEVSKVLLGAHALLANGSVMSRVGTSQIALVSKAYNVPVLVCCETYKFCERVQTDSFVSNELDDPDDLIVLRKGQAQLGGWAENKSLRLLNLVYDVTPPDLVDLVITDLGMIPCTSVPVVLRVKNVDQ from the exons ATGGCGGAGCGGGAGG GTAAGAACCCCGAGGGAGCTGCGCCAGTGCCGACGGGACAGCAg GCCCCGGAGCTCTCCCgggaggagaagctgcagctgcggaaggagaagaagcagcagaagaagaagaagaggaacgAGAAAGGGCCGTCGGCCGAGCCCGCGGAGCTGGGTGCGCCCCCCGAGCCGGGGCAGCCGCGGG CTGTTCAGCCCACGTCCCCCCCTGCCTCGGCTGATGGCCCCGGTGACGGCGAGAAACCCACGGGGGgcaagagcaaagcagagcttCGAGCCGAGCGCCGGGCCAAGCAGGAGGCTGAGCGGGCCCAGAAGCAGGCcaggaaggcagagctgagccaggcAGCCACGACGGCCAAGCCCCGGCAGAGCCCCACCGAGCCCCAGTCCA TGGTGAAGCGGCTGCCAGAGCATGTGCAGGTGGATGACCCTGCTGCCCAGAGGAAATTGGCCAAGAAGCTGGAGCGGCAGCAG GTACCTCTGAGGCAGGACTATGGCACCAAGGTCAACCTGTTCTCCCACCTCCACCAGTACAGCCGGAAGAAGCcactgacacagcagatgaG CATCCCCTCCACAGTGATCCACCCAGCAGTGGTACGCCTCGGCCTCCAGTACTCCCAGGGCATCATCAATGGCTCCAACGCCCGCTGCATCGCACTGCTGGAAGTCTTCAAACAG TCATCATCAGCCTCTTCCTTTGGATCATGCCGGGGTGGGGTCCTTTTctggcactgccactgctgtTTTGAGTCCTTGGAGCACCCTTGGCCCCTCCAG CTGATCCGGGATTACTCCACTCCCCCCAATGAGGAGCTGTCACGAGACTTGGTGGCCAAGCTGAAGCCGCATATCAG TTTCCTCAACCAGTGCCGGCCACTCTCAGCCAGCATGGGCAACGCCATCAAGTTCCTCAAGAAGGAGATATCATGCCTGCCTGACACCCtgagagaggaggag GCAAAGGAGAAGCTCCAGGACATGATCGACAAATACCTGCGAGAGAAGATTGTCCTGGCAGCTGAGGCCATCTCAAGGTCTGCCTTTGAGAAGATCAATGACCATGACGTGATACTGGTATATGGATG CTCCTCCCTGGTGAACCGCACACTGTGCGATGCCCACGCCAAGAAGGGCCGCGCGTTCCGTGTGATCGTGGTGGACAGCCGGCCACGCCTGGAGGGGCGGGAGACGCTGCGCCGCCTGGTACGGAAGGGCATCCACTGCACCTACGTGATGATCAACGCCATCTCCTATGTGTTGCCTGAG GTGTCCAAAGTGCTGCTGGGAGCCCATGCACTCCTGGCCAATGGCTCTGTCATGTCCCGGGTGGGGACATCGCAGATCGCACTGGTCTCCAAGGCCTACAACGTGCCCGTCCTGGTCTGCTGCGAGACCTACAAGTTCTGCGAGCGGGTGCAGACAGATTCTTTTGTCTCCAATGAGCTGG ATGACCCTGATGACCTGATTGTGCTCCGGAAGGGCCAGGCCCAGCTTGGGGGCTGGGCAGAGAACAAGTCCCTACGCCTTCTCAACCTGGTCTATGATGTGACGCCCCCAGACCTGGTGGATTTGGTCATCACAGACTTGGGCATGATCCCATGCACCTCAGTGCCTGTGGTCCTGCGTGTTAAGAATGTGGATCAATAG
- the EIF2B4 gene encoding translation initiation factor eIF-2B subunit delta isoform X1, with protein sequence MAEREGKNPEGAAPVPTGQQAPELSREEKLQLRKEKKQQKKKKRNEKGPSAEPAELGAPPEPGQPRAAVQPTSPPASADGPGDGEKPTGGKSKAELRAERRAKQEAERAQKQARKAELSQAATTAKPRQSPTEPQSMVKRLPEHVQVDDPAAQRKLAKKLERQQVPLRQDYGTKVNLFSHLHQYSRKKPLTQQMSIPSTVIHPAVVRLGLQYSQGIINGSNARCIALLEVFKQSSSASSFGSCRGGVLFWHCHCCFESLEHPWPLQLIRDYSTPPNEELSRDLVAKLKPHISFLNQCRPLSASMGNAIKFLKKEISCLPDTLREEEAKEKLQDMIDKYLREKIVLAAEAISRSAFEKINDHDVILVYGCSSLVNRTLCDAHAKKGRAFRVIVVDSRPRLEGRETLRRLVRKGIHCTYVMINAISYVLPEVSKVLLGAHALLANGSVMSRVGTSQIALVSKAYNVPVLVCCETYKFCERVQTDSFVSNELDDPDDLIVLRKGQAQLGGWAENKSLRLLNLVYDVTPPDLVDLVITDLGMIPCTSVPVVLRVKNVDQ encoded by the exons ATGGCGGAGCGGGAGG GTAAGAACCCCGAGGGAGCTGCGCCAGTGCCGACGGGACAGCAg GCCCCGGAGCTCTCCCgggaggagaagctgcagctgcggaaggagaagaagcagcagaagaagaagaagaggaacgAGAAAGGGCCGTCGGCCGAGCCCGCGGAGCTGGGTGCGCCCCCCGAGCCGGGGCAGCCGCGGG CAGCTGTTCAGCCCACGTCCCCCCCTGCCTCGGCTGATGGCCCCGGTGACGGCGAGAAACCCACGGGGGgcaagagcaaagcagagcttCGAGCCGAGCGCCGGGCCAAGCAGGAGGCTGAGCGGGCCCAGAAGCAGGCcaggaaggcagagctgagccaggcAGCCACGACGGCCAAGCCCCGGCAGAGCCCCACCGAGCCCCAGTCCA TGGTGAAGCGGCTGCCAGAGCATGTGCAGGTGGATGACCCTGCTGCCCAGAGGAAATTGGCCAAGAAGCTGGAGCGGCAGCAG GTACCTCTGAGGCAGGACTATGGCACCAAGGTCAACCTGTTCTCCCACCTCCACCAGTACAGCCGGAAGAAGCcactgacacagcagatgaG CATCCCCTCCACAGTGATCCACCCAGCAGTGGTACGCCTCGGCCTCCAGTACTCCCAGGGCATCATCAATGGCTCCAACGCCCGCTGCATCGCACTGCTGGAAGTCTTCAAACAG TCATCATCAGCCTCTTCCTTTGGATCATGCCGGGGTGGGGTCCTTTTctggcactgccactgctgtTTTGAGTCCTTGGAGCACCCTTGGCCCCTCCAG CTGATCCGGGATTACTCCACTCCCCCCAATGAGGAGCTGTCACGAGACTTGGTGGCCAAGCTGAAGCCGCATATCAG TTTCCTCAACCAGTGCCGGCCACTCTCAGCCAGCATGGGCAACGCCATCAAGTTCCTCAAGAAGGAGATATCATGCCTGCCTGACACCCtgagagaggaggag GCAAAGGAGAAGCTCCAGGACATGATCGACAAATACCTGCGAGAGAAGATTGTCCTGGCAGCTGAGGCCATCTCAAGGTCTGCCTTTGAGAAGATCAATGACCATGACGTGATACTGGTATATGGATG CTCCTCCCTGGTGAACCGCACACTGTGCGATGCCCACGCCAAGAAGGGCCGCGCGTTCCGTGTGATCGTGGTGGACAGCCGGCCACGCCTGGAGGGGCGGGAGACGCTGCGCCGCCTGGTACGGAAGGGCATCCACTGCACCTACGTGATGATCAACGCCATCTCCTATGTGTTGCCTGAG GTGTCCAAAGTGCTGCTGGGAGCCCATGCACTCCTGGCCAATGGCTCTGTCATGTCCCGGGTGGGGACATCGCAGATCGCACTGGTCTCCAAGGCCTACAACGTGCCCGTCCTGGTCTGCTGCGAGACCTACAAGTTCTGCGAGCGGGTGCAGACAGATTCTTTTGTCTCCAATGAGCTGG ATGACCCTGATGACCTGATTGTGCTCCGGAAGGGCCAGGCCCAGCTTGGGGGCTGGGCAGAGAACAAGTCCCTACGCCTTCTCAACCTGGTCTATGATGTGACGCCCCCAGACCTGGTGGATTTGGTCATCACAGACTTGGGCATGATCCCATGCACCTCAGTGCCTGTGGTCCTGCGTGTTAAGAATGTGGATCAATAG
- the ZNF513 gene encoding zinc finger protein 513 isoform X1, translating to MPRRKQSHPQPVKADTLVGKIAIPAYALSDDDCSSGYQQLSVESDPEEGGEPGPAALPCRQCGLQLAASLGQSCLQCAGAEGGRSQRIVYSCQLCPFASHYSSHLKRHMKTHNGEKPFACPQCAYASAQLVNLTRHLRTHTGEKPYRCTCCSFACSSLGNLKRHERVHSQDKPFQCAACDYRCNQSRNLKRHMLSHRLPEGEGPHRRDKDPEPLLPELSLHVGSGSGPFLPGCARLRGEEAAALPELLFPFTCRMCGLVLDDGFAQDEGLAEQVCGRCSLAVLGTEPGASPRKGAGDKGFACSLCPFVTHYPNHLARHMKTHSGEKPFACPLCPYASAHLDNLKRHQRVHTGEKPYKCQLCDYACGNLANLKRHGRIHSGDKPFQCSLCSYSCNQSMNLKRHMLRHTGEKPFQCRNCSYTTGHWDNYKRHQKIHGHTAESWVNPRNAKALLAPPAVGTALP from the exons ATGCCCCGGCGGAAGCAGAGCCACCCGCAGCCAGTGAAGG CAGATACACTGGTGGGAAAGATCGCTATTCCAGCATACGCCCTGAGCGACGACGACTGCTCCTCTGGGTACCAGCAGCTGAGCGTGGAGAGTGACCCTGAGGAGGGGGGTGAGCCTGGCCCtgccgccctgccctgccgcCAGTGCGGGCTGCAGCTGGCTGCCAGCCTGggccagagctgcctgcagtgcGCCGGCGCTGAGGGCGGCCGCAGCCAGCGCATCGTCTACTCCTGCCAGCTCTGTCCCTTCGCCTCCCACTACTCCAGCCACCTCAAGCGCCACATGAAGACACACAACGGGGAGAAGCCTTTCGCCTGCCCGCAGTGTGCCTACGcctctgcccagctggtgaACCTGACACGGCACCTGCGCACGCACACCGGGGAGAAGCCGTACCGCTGCACGTGCTGCAGCTTcgcctgcagcagcctgggcaaCCTCAAACGCCACGAGCGGGTCCACAGCCAGGACAAGCCCTTCCAGTGTGCTGCCTGCGACTATCGCTGCAATCAGAGCCGCAACCTGAAGCGGCACATGCTCAGCCACCGCCTGCCCGAGGGCGAGGGGCCGCACCGGCGGGACAAGGACCCAG agccactgctgccagagctgagcCTGCACGtgggcagcggcagcggccCCTTCCTGCCCGGCTGCGCACGGCTGCGGGGCGAGgaggcagctgcactgcccGAGCTGCTCTTCCCCTTCACATGCCGCATGTGCGGGCTGGTGCTGGATGACGGATTCGCACAGGATGAGGGCCTGGCCGAGCAGGTCTGCGGGCGCTGCAGCTTGGCGGTGCTGGGCACCGAGCCAGGCGCCAGCCCCCGCAAGGGCGCTGGGGACAAGGGCTTtgcctgcagcctctgcccctTCGTCACCCACTACCCCAACCACTTGGCACGGCACATGAAGACACACAGCGGGGAGAAGCCCTTCGCCTGCCCGCTCTGCCCTTATGCCTCCGCCCACCTGGACAACCTGAAGCGGCACCAGCGCGTGCACACAGGCGAGAAGCCCTACAAGTGCCAGCTCTGCGACTATGCCTGTGGCAACCTGGCCAACCTCAAGCGTCATGGGCGCATCCACTCAGGCGACAAGCCCTTCCAGTGCAGCCTCTGCAGCTACAGCTGCAACCAGAGCATGAACCTGAAGCGGCACATGCTGCGGCATACGGGCGAGAAGCCCTTCCAGTGCCGGAACTGCTCCTACACCACTGGTCACTGGGACAACTACAAGCGCCACCAGAAGATCCACGGCCACACAGCCGAGAGCTGGGTGAACCCACGCAATGCCAAAGCCCTCCTGGCCCCCCCAGCCGTGGGCACGGCCCTGCCCTGA
- the EIF2B4 gene encoding translation initiation factor eIF-2B subunit delta isoform X3 has translation MAEREGKNPEGAAPVPTGQQAPELSREEKLQLRKEKKQQKKKKRNEKGPSAEPAELGAPPEPGQPRAAVQPTSPPASADGPGDGEKPTGGKSKAELRAERRAKQEAERAQKQARKAELSQAATTAKPRQSPTEPQSMVKRLPEHVQVDDPAAQRKLAKKLERQQVPLRQDYGTKVNLFSHLHQYSRKKPLTQQMSIPSTVIHPAVVRLGLQYSQGIINGSNARCIALLEVFKQLIRDYSTPPNEELSRDLVAKLKPHISFLNQCRPLSASMGNAIKFLKKEISCLPDTLREEEAKEKLQDMIDKYLREKIVLAAEAISRSAFEKINDHDVILVYGCSSLVNRTLCDAHAKKGRAFRVIVVDSRPRLEGRETLRRLVRKGIHCTYVMINAISYVLPEVSKVLLGAHALLANGSVMSRVGTSQIALVSKAYNVPVLVCCETYKFCERVQTDSFVSNELDDPDDLIVLRKGQAQLGGWAENKSLRLLNLVYDVTPPDLVDLVITDLGMIPCTSVPVVLRVKNVDQ, from the exons ATGGCGGAGCGGGAGG GTAAGAACCCCGAGGGAGCTGCGCCAGTGCCGACGGGACAGCAg GCCCCGGAGCTCTCCCgggaggagaagctgcagctgcggaaggagaagaagcagcagaagaagaagaagaggaacgAGAAAGGGCCGTCGGCCGAGCCCGCGGAGCTGGGTGCGCCCCCCGAGCCGGGGCAGCCGCGGG CAGCTGTTCAGCCCACGTCCCCCCCTGCCTCGGCTGATGGCCCCGGTGACGGCGAGAAACCCACGGGGGgcaagagcaaagcagagcttCGAGCCGAGCGCCGGGCCAAGCAGGAGGCTGAGCGGGCCCAGAAGCAGGCcaggaaggcagagctgagccaggcAGCCACGACGGCCAAGCCCCGGCAGAGCCCCACCGAGCCCCAGTCCA TGGTGAAGCGGCTGCCAGAGCATGTGCAGGTGGATGACCCTGCTGCCCAGAGGAAATTGGCCAAGAAGCTGGAGCGGCAGCAG GTACCTCTGAGGCAGGACTATGGCACCAAGGTCAACCTGTTCTCCCACCTCCACCAGTACAGCCGGAAGAAGCcactgacacagcagatgaG CATCCCCTCCACAGTGATCCACCCAGCAGTGGTACGCCTCGGCCTCCAGTACTCCCAGGGCATCATCAATGGCTCCAACGCCCGCTGCATCGCACTGCTGGAAGTCTTCAAACAG CTGATCCGGGATTACTCCACTCCCCCCAATGAGGAGCTGTCACGAGACTTGGTGGCCAAGCTGAAGCCGCATATCAG TTTCCTCAACCAGTGCCGGCCACTCTCAGCCAGCATGGGCAACGCCATCAAGTTCCTCAAGAAGGAGATATCATGCCTGCCTGACACCCtgagagaggaggag GCAAAGGAGAAGCTCCAGGACATGATCGACAAATACCTGCGAGAGAAGATTGTCCTGGCAGCTGAGGCCATCTCAAGGTCTGCCTTTGAGAAGATCAATGACCATGACGTGATACTGGTATATGGATG CTCCTCCCTGGTGAACCGCACACTGTGCGATGCCCACGCCAAGAAGGGCCGCGCGTTCCGTGTGATCGTGGTGGACAGCCGGCCACGCCTGGAGGGGCGGGAGACGCTGCGCCGCCTGGTACGGAAGGGCATCCACTGCACCTACGTGATGATCAACGCCATCTCCTATGTGTTGCCTGAG GTGTCCAAAGTGCTGCTGGGAGCCCATGCACTCCTGGCCAATGGCTCTGTCATGTCCCGGGTGGGGACATCGCAGATCGCACTGGTCTCCAAGGCCTACAACGTGCCCGTCCTGGTCTGCTGCGAGACCTACAAGTTCTGCGAGCGGGTGCAGACAGATTCTTTTGTCTCCAATGAGCTGG ATGACCCTGATGACCTGATTGTGCTCCGGAAGGGCCAGGCCCAGCTTGGGGGCTGGGCAGAGAACAAGTCCCTACGCCTTCTCAACCTGGTCTATGATGTGACGCCCCCAGACCTGGTGGATTTGGTCATCACAGACTTGGGCATGATCCCATGCACCTCAGTGCCTGTGGTCCTGCGTGTTAAGAATGTGGATCAATAG
- the ZNF513 gene encoding zinc finger protein 513 isoform X2 translates to MPRRKQSHPQPVKDTLVGKIAIPAYALSDDDCSSGYQQLSVESDPEEGGEPGPAALPCRQCGLQLAASLGQSCLQCAGAEGGRSQRIVYSCQLCPFASHYSSHLKRHMKTHNGEKPFACPQCAYASAQLVNLTRHLRTHTGEKPYRCTCCSFACSSLGNLKRHERVHSQDKPFQCAACDYRCNQSRNLKRHMLSHRLPEGEGPHRRDKDPEPLLPELSLHVGSGSGPFLPGCARLRGEEAAALPELLFPFTCRMCGLVLDDGFAQDEGLAEQVCGRCSLAVLGTEPGASPRKGAGDKGFACSLCPFVTHYPNHLARHMKTHSGEKPFACPLCPYASAHLDNLKRHQRVHTGEKPYKCQLCDYACGNLANLKRHGRIHSGDKPFQCSLCSYSCNQSMNLKRHMLRHTGEKPFQCRNCSYTTGHWDNYKRHQKIHGHTAESWVNPRNAKALLAPPAVGTALP, encoded by the exons ATGCCCCGGCGGAAGCAGAGCCACCCGCAGCCAGTGAAGG ATACACTGGTGGGAAAGATCGCTATTCCAGCATACGCCCTGAGCGACGACGACTGCTCCTCTGGGTACCAGCAGCTGAGCGTGGAGAGTGACCCTGAGGAGGGGGGTGAGCCTGGCCCtgccgccctgccctgccgcCAGTGCGGGCTGCAGCTGGCTGCCAGCCTGggccagagctgcctgcagtgcGCCGGCGCTGAGGGCGGCCGCAGCCAGCGCATCGTCTACTCCTGCCAGCTCTGTCCCTTCGCCTCCCACTACTCCAGCCACCTCAAGCGCCACATGAAGACACACAACGGGGAGAAGCCTTTCGCCTGCCCGCAGTGTGCCTACGcctctgcccagctggtgaACCTGACACGGCACCTGCGCACGCACACCGGGGAGAAGCCGTACCGCTGCACGTGCTGCAGCTTcgcctgcagcagcctgggcaaCCTCAAACGCCACGAGCGGGTCCACAGCCAGGACAAGCCCTTCCAGTGTGCTGCCTGCGACTATCGCTGCAATCAGAGCCGCAACCTGAAGCGGCACATGCTCAGCCACCGCCTGCCCGAGGGCGAGGGGCCGCACCGGCGGGACAAGGACCCAG agccactgctgccagagctgagcCTGCACGtgggcagcggcagcggccCCTTCCTGCCCGGCTGCGCACGGCTGCGGGGCGAGgaggcagctgcactgcccGAGCTGCTCTTCCCCTTCACATGCCGCATGTGCGGGCTGGTGCTGGATGACGGATTCGCACAGGATGAGGGCCTGGCCGAGCAGGTCTGCGGGCGCTGCAGCTTGGCGGTGCTGGGCACCGAGCCAGGCGCCAGCCCCCGCAAGGGCGCTGGGGACAAGGGCTTtgcctgcagcctctgcccctTCGTCACCCACTACCCCAACCACTTGGCACGGCACATGAAGACACACAGCGGGGAGAAGCCCTTCGCCTGCCCGCTCTGCCCTTATGCCTCCGCCCACCTGGACAACCTGAAGCGGCACCAGCGCGTGCACACAGGCGAGAAGCCCTACAAGTGCCAGCTCTGCGACTATGCCTGTGGCAACCTGGCCAACCTCAAGCGTCATGGGCGCATCCACTCAGGCGACAAGCCCTTCCAGTGCAGCCTCTGCAGCTACAGCTGCAACCAGAGCATGAACCTGAAGCGGCACATGCTGCGGCATACGGGCGAGAAGCCCTTCCAGTGCCGGAACTGCTCCTACACCACTGGTCACTGGGACAACTACAAGCGCCACCAGAAGATCCACGGCCACACAGCCGAGAGCTGGGTGAACCCACGCAATGCCAAAGCCCTCCTGGCCCCCCCAGCCGTGGGCACGGCCCTGCCCTGA
- the SNX17 gene encoding sorting nexin-17 produces MHFSIPETETRAGDGGAAAYVAYNIHVNGVLHCRVRYSQLLGLHEQLRKEYGANVVPAFPPKKIFTLTPAEVEQRREQLEKYMQAVRQDPTLGGSETFNSFLRKAQQETQQIPTEEVVLEVLLSNGQKVKVTILTSDQTEDVLEAVASKLDLPDDLVGYFSLFLVRETKDGAFSFVRKLQEFELPYVSVTSLHNPEFQIILRKSYWDSAYDDDVMEHRVGLNLLYAQTVSDIEHGWILVNKEQHRQLKSLQEKVSKKEFIRLAQTLKYYGYLKFDPCVTDFPEKGCHVVVSAGNNELNFQVRLPNEQIKEGSFKVTRMRCWRVTSSVPMSNGPSGSSPGKSEVKLELAFEYLMSKDRLQWVTITSPQAIMLSICLQSMVDELMVKKSGGSIRKMFRRRVNGALRRSDSQQAVKSPPLLDSPDASREPMAKLSSKLTSVSLRGISHSSSANDVGANDFHGNYAFEGIGDEDL; encoded by the exons ATGCACTTCTCCATTCCCGAGACCGAGACCCGCGCCGGGGACGGCGGCGCCGCCGCCTACGTG GCCTACAACATCCACGTGAATGGGGTATTGCACTGCCGAGTGCGCTACAGCCAGCTCCTGGGCCTGCACGAGCAG TTACGGAAGGAGTATGGCGCCAACGTGGTCCCAGCCTTTCCCCCAAAGAAGATCTTCACGCTCACCCCAGCAGAGGTAGAGCAGCGAcgggagcagctggagaagtACATGCAGGCTG TGCGGCAGGACCCAACACTGGGAGGCAGCGAGACCTTCAACAGCTTCTTGCGTAAGGCCCAGCAG GAGACGCAGCAGATCCCTACAGAGGAGGTGGTGCTGGAAGTGCTGCTCTCTAACGGGCAGAAGGTCAAGGTCACCATCCTTACCTCGGACCAGACGGAGGATGTCCTTGAG GCTGTGGCCTCCAAGCTGGATCTGCCAGATGACCTGGTTGGCTACTTCAGTCTCTTCCTAGTGAGAGAGACCAAGGATGGAGCTTTCTCCT TTGTGCGAAAGCTGCAGGAGTTTGAGCTGCCGTACGTGTCGGTCACCAGCCTGCACAACCCTGAGTTCCAGATCATCCTGCGCAAGAG CTACTGGGACTCGGCCTATGATGACGATGTGATGGAGCATCGTGTGGGGTTGAACTTGTTGTATGCGCAG ACGGTGTCAGACATTGAACATGGATGGATCCTTGTCAACAAGGAACAGCACCGGCAGCTGAAGTCCCTGCAAGAAAAGGTCTCCAAGAAGGAG TTCATCCGCCTGGCACAGACCCTAAAGTACTATGGCTATCTCAAGTTCGACCCCTGTGTCACCGACTTCCCTGAGAAAGGCTGCCATGTCGTTGTCAGTGCCGGCAACAACGAGCTCAACTTCCAGGTGCGGCTGCCGAATGAGCAGATCAAAGAGGGCAGCTTCAAGGTCACGCGTATGCGGTGCTGGCGGGTCACATCCTCG GTGCCGATGAGCAACGGCCCATCAGGGAGCAGCCCGGGGAAGTCCGAGGTGAAGCTGGAGTTGGCTTTTGAGTACCTGATGAGCAAGGACCGGTTGCAGTGGGTCACCATCACCAGCCCACAG GCCATCATGCTGAGCATCTGCTTGCAGTCCATGGTAGATGAGCTGATGGTGAAAAAATCTGGAGGCAGCATCCGCAAG ATGTTTCGGCGGCGGGTGAATGGGGCCCTGCGGCGCTCGGACAGCCAGCAAGCTGTGAAGTCACCCCCGCTGCTG GACTCACCTGATGCCTCTCGGGAGCCCATGGCCAAACTCTCG AGCAAGCTCACTTCCGTCAGCCTGCGTGGGATCAGCCACTCCAGCTCTGCTAATGATGTGGGTGCTAATGACTTCCACGGCAATTATGCCTTTGAGGGCATTGGCGATGAGGATCTGTAG